The following proteins come from a genomic window of Coffea arabica cultivar ET-39 chromosome 11c, Coffea Arabica ET-39 HiFi, whole genome shotgun sequence:
- the LOC113717082 gene encoding bidirectional sugar transporter SWEET7-like translates to MKSVEEFHPYPYLAGALNCFFWVFYGSPMVHPNSILVVITNSIGFVLELAYLAMFFHFSHSKKQRLIVVFGLIGGAVFAAGIALITLLVFHNTDRRSLFVGAICVAFSIILSASPLSIMKQVIKTKSVEFMPFWICLAGFCNGTVWAVYALLPLDPFILTGNGVGALLGFVQLCLHIKYRRTTPKGGSNDMPGKPSELQLPVSQNQVSV, encoded by the exons ATGAAATCGGTGGAGGAATTCCACCCTTACCCGTACCTTGCTGGAGCGTTGAACTGCTTCTTCTGGGTCTTCTATGGATCACCAATGGTTCACCCAAACAGCATACTTGTTGTCATCACCAACAGCATTGGCTTCGTGTTGGAATTGGCCTATCTGGCCATGTTCTTTCACTTCTCACACAGTAAGAAACAGAGG TTAATAGTAGTGTTTGGCTTGATTGGAGGGGCTGTTTTCGCAGCTGGCATAGCTCTCATAACTTTGCTAGTCTTTCACAATACTGACAGAAGATCTTTGTTCGTTGGAGCCATCTGTGTTGCCTTCAGCATCATTCTGTCCGCCTCTCCGTTGTCCATTATG AAACAAGTCATCAAGACAAAAAGCGTCGAATTCATGCCGTTTTGGATTTGTCTGGCAGGCTTCTGTAACGGCACTGTTTGGGCTGTCTATGCTTTGCTCCCCTTAGATCCCTTCATCTTG ACCGGCAACGGAGTTGGAGCTCTTTTGGGATTCGTCCAGCTCTGTCTCCACATCAAATATCGCAGAACTACTCCAAAGGGAGGCAGCAACGACATGCCTGGCAAGCCATCTGAGTTGCAGCTCCCAGTCTCACAGAACCAAGTTTCTGTTTGA